In Comamonas koreensis, the genomic stretch GGAACGATGACGGATTTCAAGTGGCGCCATTTCCAGGGTGATGTGATCCTGTGGGCGGTGCGCTGGTATTGTCGCTATCCGATCAGCTATCGCGACCTTGAGGAAATGCTGGCGGAACGCGGCATTTCGGTCGACCATACGACGATCTATCGCTGGGTCCAGTGCTACGCCCCGGAGATGGAGAAGCGGCTGCGCTGGTTCTGGCGGCGTGGCTTTGATCCGAGCTGGCGCCTGGATGAAACCTACGTCAAGGTGCGGGGCAAGTGGACCTACCTGTACCGGGCAGTCGACAAGCGGGGCGACACGATCGATTTCTACCTGTCGCCGACCCGCAGCGCCAAGGCAGCGAAGCGGTTCCTGGGCAAGGCCCTGCGAGGCCTGAAGCACTGGGAAAAGCCTGCCACGCTCAATACCGACAAAGCGCCGAGCTATGGTGCAGCGATCACCGAATTGAAGCGCGAAGGAAAGCTGGACCGGGAGACGGCCCACCGGCAGGTGAAGTATCTCAATAACGTGATCGAGGCCGATCACGGAAAGCTCAAGATACTGATCAAGCCGGTGCGCGGTTTCAAATCGATCCCCACGGCCTATGCCACGATCAAGGGATTCGAAGTCATGCGAGCCCTGCGCAAAGGACAGGCTCGCCCCTGGTGCCTGCAGCCCGGCATCAGGGGCGAGGTGCGCCTTGTGGAGAGAGCTTTTGGCATTGGGCCCTCGGCGCTGACGGAGGCCATGGGCATGCTCAACCACCATTTCGCAGCAGCCGCCTGATCGGCGCAGAGCGACAGCCTACCTCTGACTGCCGCCAATCTTTGCAACAGAGCCACACAGCGCGACTTGGGCCGCAATGTGGAACAGGTAGTGCGGTCCCTGCACAAACCGATCCTGACCGTGACCGAAGGCTTCAAAGAGCCGCAGCGCGTGATGATCGCCTTCGACGGTAGTACCGTGACCCGGCGTGGCGTCGAAATGGTCGCAGGCAGCCCGCTGTTCCGTGGCTTGCCAATCACCCTGCTGATGTCGGGAAAGGAAAGCCAGGACGCACCCAAGCAGCTTGATTGGGCCAAGACCACCTTGGAGGCCTCTGGCTTCAATGTGACCGCCTCGCTGATCCCCGGCGATGCGGAAAACATCATCGCCAAGACGGTCAAGGAGCAGTCCATCGACATGCTCATCATGGGCGCATTCGGTCACTCGCCGCTGCGCACTTTGATGTTCGGCAGCAAGACCGCTGACCTGCTGCGTTCCTCGACCGTCCCCACGCTTCTACTGCGATAGCGAAGGAGTCGCCTCAATGGACATGGAACAGTTCCGCGCTCGACTGCTGATCGAGCAAAGGGAAACCGTTGAGGCAATCCAGCAGGCTCAACAGTCCGCCGCGCCGGTCGAGCTGGATCAATCCTGTGTCGGTAGGGTGTCGCGTATCGACGCCCTCCAACAGCAGGCTCTCGCCCAAGGATTGCGGGAGCGGCTGACCATTCGCAAGCGCAAGGTCGAAGCTGCGCTGGCCCGCCTCGACTCTGGCACCTATGGGCTGTGCTGCGCCTGTCACAGTGATTTGGAGCCGGAACTGTTGAACGCCGATCCTGCTGTTGTGTTCTGCCAGGAATGCGCGACAGCGCGTCAATGACAAAGCCGTATTGATGCCCAACGGCGGAGCCGTTTTGCCTTAACGTGCTTTATTTTCCGTTTTCTGAGGCGACCCCAACTTCCTTTTCCCCATTGCTTTACGGGCTGCCAAAGCTATGTGGCTAAGTTGTGCACGATCGCTACCGTTGTTCGTGACCTCATGGGCAACAATGAGGTGGTTCTTGGTGTCTACCGCTGTTTGTACGTTGTAACCCACCATGGCCGTGCCTTTGGCGCTGTAGGTTGTCATGGCTCGTGCATCTGGATCTGTCCGGGAGATCTGCCGATCCGGTACAGCCTCTAACTCTGCCTTGATCATCTGCAAACTTTGCAGGCGTTGACGCATCTTTTGAATCTTGCCATGCAGACGTTCAGTTTTGGCCTGCATCTCCTCAGGCTGAGTTCGGTCTGCCGTCTCCAAAGCATCGAGGTAGCGCTGGATGCTCTCTTCCAACTCCCGCTCACGACGTTCAATTTTTCCGGGCGTGTAATTGCGCTCACGGTTGTTCACCGCCTTGAATTTGCTACCGTCGATGGCAACCACGGACTCGGTAAATAATTTGAGCTCCCTGCACAGCAGAACAAAGCGGCGGCAGACATTGCGGATGCCTTTGCCGTTGTTGCGACGGAAGTCTGCGATGGTCTTGAAGTCTGGTGCAAGGCGGCCAAGCAACCACATCAACTCCACATTCCTCTGGCATTCCCGCTCCAACCTACGGCTGGACTGAATACGGTTGAGGTAGCCATAAAGATACAACTTTAGAAGTATCGACGGGTGATACGAAGGTCTACCGGTTGATGCAGGCAGCAAACCCTGAAACTCCAGAGCCGCCAAATCCAACTCGTTGATGAAGGCATCAACGATTCGAACCGTGTTGTCCTCGGCAATAAAGTCGTCCAAGCACTCAGGCAGCAGCGTGACTTGCTCTCGGGTCTGGCCTTCAATGAATCTCTTCATGCATCACCTCGCTTAAACGCATGGTGAATTTTAATTTTTGAAGTTCACCAATCCAAGCGTTTTCACACAGCCTCCAGCGATTGCTGTCGGTCATGCCTCTAACTCTAAATTCCGGTTTCACCCAGTTACCAGTCGTTCCGAGGATCGCGGCTGCGAATCCACAACGGCAGCTTTGGGGTGAGTAGCAGTCAGCGGATACAGAGTAGTCAAGTTGGTACTGACGGTCTGCTATCACGCGGGGGCTAGTGGTGCTCCCGACCCAAAGCAGATACCCACTAACGACTGAGGTAAGCGGCTGGCCACAGGCCAGTCCGCTTGACCGCCGGGTTAGCGCACTTTACATGAGCGAAAAATGGTGCGGAGAGGGGGAATTGAACCCCCTGCGTTCTCTCTTGGTAAGCACACATATTCATACAGCACTAATCTCTCGTTCGGGTTGGAATTTTTTCTCACCAGAGCTCCGCAGGAACGCAATTCCGCACCATACACATGCAAATACCGAAGTAAAGAAAGCGATTGAGTTTTTCATAAATACCTCCATAACAAAGCCAAAGACAAAGACAGAAGCGAAGATTTCCAACCCAAACGAGATCACGATGCTGACTTCAATGTGTACCCATACCTCCAAGCCTTAAAAATTGCTAACTAGATTTACACGACAGCCAAATGATCCGTCGTTCTAATAACAATGAATGTATTCGGATTATTTAGAGTGAGCAATCGCAAGCAAATTTTTTATGCAAACCTAAAAATTTCGAGATTGCTGCTTGTTGTCAGGAGTCAACGTCCATTGTTTGATGAAAGGCTGCTTCTGGCCGGAAGCACGCGATCGCCATGATTCCCCAAAGCTGTCTATCACTTGCAGTAGCAAACCAGTCAGCGGCTGCTTTCGGGGGCTTGGCCGAAATGGCACTCTCGGCCAGAAGCGGACAACTGACATGCACCTCCGAACGACTGCTTCGGTTTGCATGAGCGGTCTGTCGCCAGATGGCAGACATGATCGGGCCTGTACAAACCAAAGGTATCCATCAGCGGTCCTTCGTGTCGGCCAGCAATCGACCCAAAGCGGGCATCTACCCTTCGATATAACTTGTTTATCAAGAGTGAAAAAGCTACTTTTTAGTGGCTTTTTGTGCCCGTTTTGGCCACTACCTTGGGGCAGTCTTTGACCTGATGCGGGCGCTTTTTGTCCTGGCCACTGTGGTTTCCTTCTTGGTCACGGACGATTACAGCCTCTGGTTGTGGCCGTTTGGGCTTTTGATCGCGATTTAATTTATTAAATAATAGTCAATTCCGAATATTTATCGATAATACTCGGAATTGAAATTAATTGATATTATTGGATTACCATCGAGTGTTTAATACTTGATCCACAAAGTATTCAGACTCTCTGCTCATTTTTTTCAAAAAGACGTCAAACCCAGGAGTTATTTTGCCAATAAAGTTTTTTATTTCTGTTTCCGTTAAGCTTAGTTCCTTTATGTATTCATTACGGACTCGACCTTTTATATTTGATCCGTACAATCTAACGATCATATTCATGATCAATTCTTCAGCACTTTCGTCATCATCTAACTCGTATTTTTCAGCTAGTTGTGATATTAATTTTATCGCTGATACATCTTTGTTGAAAAGAACTCTAATTGATTCATTAACTATTCTTTCAACAATTTGACGATTTACTCCGCGATTCATCATTTCCTCTCGGCAATATTGAATCGCTGCTGCACAAAGTTCAAGAGTGGCGACGTCATTAGATAGCTCTGGTATTTGTTGCTTTTCTATGACTTCATTTCGGAAATTTTTCAGCGTTTTACATACATAACTTTGAAAGTTCTTGACTGTTTCTGTGTGGTGACCATTAGATCCACCAAACAAACTGCTAACAAAGTTGCCAACATTATCTATAGTATTTATTTTTTGTATATATTCATAGATGCCATCTTTGTTAATAAATACTAAAGACCTTGCATCTTCATCTTCATCTTCATCTTCATCTTCACCTGCTTGATTATTTATATATGTATTTAACTCGATATATTTAAGGTCGGAGGAAAAGCTGAAAGGCTGGCCGCCTTGGTCATTAACAACAAATCCTCTAATAATTTTTGTGTATTCCTCATTAAAAACTATCAAATATAGCCATATATTTTCACCATTGAGCCCACCTTCTTCAGACCAATCAATAGATCCAGTAAAAATTCTATTTTTCTCATCGAAACTAGTGTTGATGAATTTTTTTCTTTTAGGCAAACCGTGATTACTTAATTTTTCCCAGTTTATAAAAGCGCTGTTTTCAGACTCAAAATGATAGGAGGCGTACCCTATTTCATAACGCGGCGCTTGGACAAAAATTTTATTCCTCATATTTCCCTCAATTAAACTTATACAAATTTTGTTTTTTATTTGTAAATTGCAGATTTACATTCCAAGAATTTAGAACGATTGATGATTTCTGTTTGTCTAAGGCTAATCCCCCGCGAAACGACGTTGTTTCTCAATACAGCTTGAGGTGATTCTAGTCGTGGCGGTAAATCTATTCAATATAACTGCGCAGGAAATGTTCGCGCACGAAGGTGCAGGACATCACATCGTAGTGTCGGCTTCTGGCCGGCTACGGCACTTTAAAGATAATCATCAGCGAACTCTGCAAGCGATGCTGCTTGCACTGTGTTCATTAACCACGGTGATGACGAAAAGCGCAATGCGCTGGCTCAAGCCATCAGCGACCGAAGCACAGCTAAGCTCCAAGGTGACTGTGGCATTTTGAAGGTTGAGGTGCCATCTGCTACATCTCAATGGTTTGATCTAGACTCCTGCAACTGGGTATCGGACGAACCAGAGAGGGGTGAAGACGATACACGGGCGCTTCTATTGCGCATGCTCTTAGAGCGGCTAACACCACCTATCCACGAAGCGTGCACAGATGATTGC encodes the following:
- a CDS encoding universal stress protein, producing the protein MTEGFKEPQRVMIAFDGSTVTRRGVEMVAGSPLFRGLPITLLMSGKESQDAPKQLDWAKTTLEASGFNVTASLIPGDAENIIAKTVKEQSIDMLIMGAFGHSPLRTLMFGSKTADLLRSSTVPTLLLR
- a CDS encoding TraR/DksA family transcriptional regulator — encoded protein: MDMEQFRARLLIEQRETVEAIQQAQQSAAPVELDQSCVGRVSRIDALQQQALAQGLRERLTIRKRKVEAALARLDSGTYGLCCACHSDLEPELLNADPAVVFCQECATARQ
- a CDS encoding IS6-like element IS6100 family transposase, whose product is MTDFKWRHFQGDVILWAVRWYCRYPISYRDLEEMLAERGISVDHTTIYRWVQCYAPEMEKRLRWFWRRGFDPSWRLDETYVKVRGKWTYLYRAVDKRGDTIDFYLSPTRSAKAAKRFLGKALRGLKHWEKPATLNTDKAPSYGAAITELKREGKLDRETAHRQVKYLNNVIEADHGKLKILIKPVRGFKSIPTAYATIKGFEVMRALRKGQARPWCLQPGIRGEVRLVERAFGIGPSALTEAMGMLNHHFAAAA